One part of the Lotus japonicus ecotype B-129 chromosome 2, LjGifu_v1.2 genome encodes these proteins:
- the LOC130740520 gene encoding probable pectinesterase/pectinesterase inhibitor 61 codes for MDEYLARLGPTDPGGSSRRSTAPLTGSTTVVSPNSSSTKKKLVMLAVLAAILIVASVVSAVLVTVIRSRGGSSAGENSNLRGKPTQAISRTCSRTRFPTLCINSLLDFPGSTTATEQDLVHISFNMTHHHISRALYTSSGLSFPASAGTRARAAYEDCLELLDDSMDALSRSLSSVVAVAPTNDERDGDGSSTTDDVLTWLSAALTNQDTCLEGIEDASGSVKDHMVGNLKDLSELVSNSLAIFSASGGGDFSEVPIQNKRRRLFTHLGNTQISGKFPRWVNKRDRRLLSLPISAIQVDIIVSKSGNGTAKTIAEAIKKAPEHSRRRFIIYVMAGRYEENNLKVGKKKTNLMFIGDGKGKTVITGKKNVVDGMTTFHTASFAASGAGFIARDITFENYAGPAKHQAVALRVGADHAVVFRCNIVGYQDSCYVHSNRQFFRECDIYGTVDFIFGNAAVVFQKCNIYARKPMAQQKNTITAQNRKDPNQNTGISIHNCRILPAPDLNPVKDQFPTYLGRPWKTYSRTVYMLSNMSDHVHPRGWLEWNGDFALDTLYYGEYMNYGPGAAIGQRVKWPGYRIITSTVEADRFTVAQFISGSSWLPSTGVAYLAGLST; via the exons ATGGACGAGTACTTGGCAAGACTAGGACCCACAGACCCCGGCGGTTCCTCCCGCCGCTCCACCGCTCCGCTTACCGGTTCAACAACGGTGGTTTCACCAAATTCAAGCAGTACTAAAAAGAAGCTCGTCATGCTTGCCGTTCTCGCTGCCATATTGATTGTCGCCTCCGTCGTCTCCGCCGTACTAGTCACTGTCATCCGCTCCCGCGGAGGCTCCTCCGCCGGCGAAAACTCAAACCTCCGCGGAAAGCCGACGCAGGCAATCTCCCGAACCTGCAGCAGGACACGATTCCCCACTCTCTGCATCAACTCTCTCCTCGACTTCCCTGGCTCCACCACAGCCACCGAGCAGGACCTCGTCCACATCTCCTTCAACATGACCCACCACCACATCAGCAGGGCGCTCTACACCTCCTCCGGCCTCTCATTCCCCGCCTCCGCCGGAACCCGCGCCCGCGCCGCCTACGAAGATTGCCTTGAGCTCCTCGACGACTCCATGGACGCTCTCTCCCGCTCTCTCTCCTCCGTCGTCGCAGTCGCACCTACCAACGATGAGAGAGACGGTGACGGATCCTCCACCACCGACGATGTGCTGACATGGCTGAGCGCCGCATTAACTAACCAGGACACGTGTTTGGAAGGCATCGAAGACGCCAGCGGGAGCGTGAAGGACCACATGGTGGGTAACTTGAAGGACTTGTCCGAACTCGTGAGTAATTCTCTAGCTATATTCTCGGCGAGCGGGGGCGGCGATTTCTCCGAGGTACCCATACAGAACAAGAGAAGACGCTTATTCACTCATCTCGGGAACACTCAAATCTCAGGAAAGTTCCCGAGATGGGTGAATAAACGAGATAGAAGATTGTTAAGTTTACCAATATCGGCGATACAAGTCGATATAATTGTGTCCAAAAGTGGTAACGGAACGGCCAAGACAATCGCCGAGGCGATCAAGAAGGCGCCGGAGCATAGCCGCCGCCGATTCATAATCTACGTGATGGCAGGAAG GTATGAAGAGAATAACTTAAAGGTGGGGAAAAAGAAAACCAACCTTATGTTCATAGGGGATGGGAAGGGCAAAACTGTCATCACAGGGAAGAAAAATGTTGTTGATGGGATGACCACTTTCCATACCGCATCCTTCG CTGCAAGTGGTGCTGGCTTCATTGCACGAGACATCACGTTCGAGAACTATGCTGGACCGGCGAAGCACCAAGCGGTTGCGCTCCGTGTCGGAGCTGACCATGCAGTGGTATTCCGGTGCAACATTGTGGGGTACCAAGACTCATGCTATGTACACTCCAACCGTCAATTCTTCCGTGAATGTGACATTTATGGCACGGTGGACTTCATTTTCGGCAACGCCGCCGTGGTTTTCCAAAAATGCAACATTTACGCACGGAAGCCCATGGCCCAACAAAAAAACACAATCACGGCCCAAAACAGAAAAGACCCAAATCAAAATACGGGTATTTCAATCCACAACTGTCGGATCCTACCCGCCCCGGATCTCAACCCGGTAAAGGACCAGTTTCCCACATACCTAGGTCGTCCTTGGAAAACATACTCTAGAACGGTGTACATGTTATCCAACATGAGTGATCATGTGCATCCACGTGGATGGCTAGAGTGGAATGGAGACTTTGCTTTAGACACGTTGTATTATGGTGAGTACATGAATTATGGACCCGGTGCTGCAATCGGGCAACGGGTTAAATGGCCCGGGTACCGGATTATTACTTCAACTGTTGAGGCTGATAGGTTCACGGTGGCCCAATTCATATCCGGATCCTCATGGTTACCGTCCACAGGAGTGGCCTATTTGGCCGGGTTATCCACATAA
- the LOC130740525 gene encoding uncharacterized protein LOC130740525: protein MASNLNPAFAYTVLYVKDVAQSVDFYAKAFGYSVRRLDDSHRWGELESGNTTIAFTPMIQHETNDLTGAVHATQSPRERPQLEVCFVYHDVDAAYKRAVENGAVAVSEPELKEWGQKVGYVRDIDGNVIRMGSHVK from the exons ATGGCTTCCAATCTCAACCCTGCGTTTGCGTACACGGTGCTTTATGTAAAAGATGTAGCCCAATCTGTAGATTTCTATGCCAAAGCATTTGGCTATTCTGTTCGTCGCTTAGACGACTCTCACAG ATGGGGAGAGTTGGAAAGTGGTAACACAACCATTGCTTTCACTCCAATGATCCAACATGAGACCAATGATCTCACAGGTGCGGTCCATGCCACTCAATCTCCTCGAGAAAGACCACAGCTCGAGGTTTGTTTTGTTTACCATGATGTTGATGCTGCTTACAAG AGGGCGGTGGAGAATGGAGCGGTGGCGGTGAGCGAGCCTGAGCTCAAGGAGTGGGGCCAGAAGGTAGGGTATGTCAGAGATATTGACGGCAACGTCATCAGAATGGGAAGCCATGTCAAATAG
- the LOC130737177 gene encoding uncharacterized protein LOC130737177 has translation MLHQACLASAFRTSLACTIVGLTTLFGPTPINDIIAFPALSYLTAILIIRDATLGETLRGCWLALCATIQSTVPAMLSFWCIGPAAKFFSEGTTVFAVALAAFVVVLPAESTTHLMAKRLALGQIVVLYVVAYVREEVRRELLMHPLRVAASTALGVLACVLAMLFPYPRLAYHQVKKNYRLLTNNTSKRLKLLMKAICEQKKDLALTSISHAKSLATSRNKLLQILTNHQNGMRWEIPPIKSFKSYHFNPEDQRLQDIDTTIKGMELALTSIISFPVSILNEDMKHGLNSLVKHVSLTIKQTTHNSHGASLTAPEHSEKNITNFLQSLQTIPTTQDLPFYFYLFCAKILQRISYAEASTSIQEKEENSIESQNWAKLLTSPKLMESMKCSLTLGLAVLLGLLYSKENGFWAAIPVAVTFCPGREATFRVANIKAQGTVLGTVYGALCCFVFEKFLSLRFMFLIPWLIFTTVLQQSKMYGAAGGMSAQIGAILILGRKNFGPPSEFAIARIIETFIGLTCSVLVHLLFMPKRASTCAKSELSFCLGTLVESINSLSLASKSDLEESHGKLKIQIMELKKFVVEAELEPCFWFLPFHGACYNKLMGSLSILDNTLQVGAYALKFLKHEFRRSEASWREHVSVLEGEIGYFKEHVSSKVKVFEQITRMKSFGFLEKELEKNSITCNCDIEMGRSAKSGICMFSSGLGHGDVAEEVIGSYLQCSRNVVDELYGGEGEKEVMSDVYLCLSALGFCLSILLRETMEIEEAIRELVQWENPSKGD, from the exons ATGTTGCATCAAGCATGCCTCGCTTCTGCATTCAGAACATCCCTGGCCTGCACCATAGTTGGCTTGACCACCCTCTTCGGCCCAACCCCCATTAACGACATCATAGCCTTCCCTGCACTATCCTACCTCACCGCCATCCTCATCATCAGAGACGCCACTCTCGGAGAGACTCTTCGCGGTTGCTGGCTCGCGCTCTGCGCCACCATTCAGAGCACTGTCCCCGCCATGTTAAGTTTCTGGTGCATTGGCCCTGCAGCCAAGTTCTTCTCCGAGGGAACCACAGTTTTTGCGGTGGCGCTCGCCGCGTTCGTGGTGGTGCTCCCGGCGGAGTCCACCACCCACTTGATGGCTAAACGGTTAGCGTTGGGTCAGATAGTGGTGTTGTATGTTGTTGCTTACGTGAGAGAGGAAGTTCGTAGGGAACTTCTCATGCACCCTCTTCGGGTCGCAGCTAGCACTGCCCTTGGAGTCTTGGCTTGTGTTCTGGCAATGTTGTTTCCATATCCACGTCTTGCTTATCATCAG GTGAAAAAGAATTACAGGCTACTAACAAATAATACTTCAAAAAGGCTAAAGCTTTTGATGAAGGCAATATGTGAACAGAAAAAGGATTTGGCACTCACATCAATCTCCCATGCTAAGTCATTGGCCACTTCACGGAACAAACTCCTCCAAATCCTCACAAACCACCAA AATGGCATGAGGTGGGAAATACCTCCAATTAAATCTTTTAAATCCTATCACTTCAACCCGGAAGACCAGAGACTTCAAGATATAGATACCACCATCAAAGGGATGGAATTGGCTCTAACAAGCATCATTTCATTTCCTGTCAGCATACTCAATGAAGACATGAAACATGGCCTGAATAGTCTAGTGAAACATGTTAGCCTCACCATAAAACAAACCACACACAATTCACATGGTGCTTCACTAACTGCTCCTGAACATAGTGAAAAAAACATAACTAACTTTCTCCAATCCCTTCAAACCATCCCAACAACCCAAGATTTACCCTTTTACTTCTACTTATTTTGTGCCAAAATCCTCCAAAGGATCTCATATGCTGAAGCTTCAACTAGTATTCAAGAAAAAGAGGAAAACTCTATAGAGTCTCAAAATTGGGCTAAACTTTTAACAAGCCCAAAACTAATGGAATCAATGAAATGCTCTCTAACACTGGGCCTTGCAGTGTTGCTGGGCTTACTCTACAGCAAAGAGAATGGGTTTTGGGCCGCAATACCTGTAGCCGTGACCTTTTGCCCGGGCAGAGAAGCCACATTCAGAGTAGCAAATATAAAAGCCCAAGGAACTGTGTTAGGAACAGTATATGGAGCCTTATGCTGTTTTGTCTTTGAGAAATTTTTGTCACTGAGATTCATGTTTCTTATTCCATGGCTCATTTTCACCACTGTGCTTCAACAAAGCAAAATGTATGGTGCAGCTGGTGGGATGTCAGCACAGATTGGAGCTATTCTGATATTGGGTAGGAAAAATTTTGGGCCACCCAGTGAATTTGCTATAGCAAGAATCATTGAAACCTTCATTGGGTTAACTTGTTCTGTTTTGGTGCACCTTCTCTTCATGCCCAAAAGAGCTTCTACTTGTGCGAAATCTGAGCTTTCTTTTTGTTTGGGAACCCTTGTTGAGTCCATTAATTCCTTGAGTCTAGCAAGCAAAAGTGACTTAGAAGAAAGTCATGGGAAGTTAAAGATACAAATTATGGAGCTCAAAAAATTTGTTGTGGAAGCAGAGTTGGAGCCCTGTTTTTGGTTCTTACCTTTTCATGGTGCTTGTTATAATAAGCTTATGGGGTCTTTATCCATTTTGGATAACACATTGCAAGTTGGAGCTTATGCTTTGAAGTTCCTAAAACATGAGTTTCGAAGAAGTGAAGCCTCTTGGAGAGAGCATGTGAGTGTTCTAGAAGGTGAAATTGGATACTTTAAGGAACATGTTTCCTCCAAAGTTAAAGTTTTTGAGCAAATAACAAGGATGAAATCGTTTGGGTTTCTTGAGAAGGAGCTTGAGAAGAACAGCATTACTTGTAATTGTGACATTGAAATGGGAAGGTCAGCAAAGTCTGGTATATGCATGTTTTCTTCTGGTTTAGGCCATGGTGATGTTGCTGAAGAAGTCATAGGCTCTTATCTCCAATGCTCAAGAAATGTTGTGGATGAGTTGTATGGTGGTGAAGGTGAAAAGGAGGTGATGAGCGATGTTTATCTGTGTTTGAGTGCTCTGGGGTTTTGCTTGAGTATTCTTCTAAGAGAGACAATGGAAATTGAAGAAGCAATCAGGGAACTTGTTCAGTGGGAGAATCCATCAAAGGGAGATTAA
- the LOC130740523 gene encoding phosphatidylinositol/phosphatidylcholine transfer protein SFH3, with translation MTSNSKRSSATIKGEKMYKGQLVASRPKGFARRKCEDLVSLTRGDFGTSNVGRVAMFLVKVAALEAVRRFSKSKCPCVWRGLQGLQILVYPPFKWIQRWAPFSGLVKSMQVLSRPLLVLSIATAFTDPPQCSDGTSNCISDSRDSESEVSAESSPVQANLNTSQSERAPRVLEYENWLTQLEQELENQGISLPERINDDELLRFYKASDNDYSCFLTSIKKTIRWRERYRFLSGEELEMWSNLVFWHGFDLLQRPCLVLRLGIACSKLASQDKPRFTQAIISQVEYGVLHLVDADNPQITVLVDCEGLSPLKIPMQMLKSCSSLLQDHFPNCLGCLFVIRLPAIVRVVAQTFIQVLKPATRKKLKLVGEMYQKVLSDNLPTLPSYLGGSCTCMKCAKIGKWDVFQPNETGTSRIDREEDISDNEDSPSLRQSTEFDGRQNNTYDQLLRTAVISILVFWVVVALGAGIYEPGSSSS, from the exons ATGACTTCGAATTCGAAACGAAGCAGTGCTACTATCAAAGGGGAAAAAATGTACAAAGGACAGCTAGTTGCGTCGCGTCCTAAAGGCTTTGCGCGGAGAAAGTGCGAGGATCTTGTTTCGTTGACCCGCGGTGACTTTGGAACTAGTAATGTGGGTCGTGTCGCGATGTTTTTAGTTAAAGTTGCTGCTCTAGAGGCAGTAAGGAGATTCTCCAAGAGTAAATGTCCATGTGTGTGGCGAGGCCTGCAGGGTTTACAAATCCTTGTCTATCCACCATTTAAATGGATTCAGAGATGGGCACCCTTTAGTGGTTTGGTGAAAAGCATGCAG GTACTATCAAGACCCTTACTGGTCCTTTCAATTGCAACTGCTTTTACTGATCCACCCCAATGCAGTGATGGAACCTCAAATTGTATTTCTGATTCCCGTGATTCAGAATCTGAAGTATCTGCTGAATCATCTCCTGTGCAAGCTAATTTGAATACAAG TCAATCTGAGAGAGCTCCTAGAGTTCTAGAATATGAGAACTGGTTGACTCAACTCGAGCAAGAGCTGGAAAATCAAGGGATTAGTTTGCCAGAAAG AATCAATGATGATGAGCTCCTCAGATTTTACAAAGCTTCTGATAATGACTATTCATGCTTCCTTACCTCAATCAAGAAGACAATACGCTGGCGAGAGAGGTACCGATTTCTCTCAGGAGAAGAGCTGGAAATGTGGTCAAATTTGGTGTTCTGGCATGGATTTGATTTGTTGCAAAGACCTTGCCTCGTTTTAAGGCTTGGTATAGCTTGCAGCAAATTGGCATCCCAAGATAAACCTCGGTTTACTCAGGCCATCA TATCACAGGTAGAATATGGTGTCTTGCACTTGGTTGATGCAGACAACCCTCAAATTACAGTATTGGTGGACTGTGAAGGGTTATCTCCTTTGAAAATTCCCATGCAAATGTTGAAATCTTGTTCGTCCCTTCTGCAAGATCACTTTCCTAATTGTCTTGGTTGTTTGTTTGTCATACGACTTCCAGCCATTGTTCGTGTTGTTGCCCAGACTTTTATTCAG GTTTTAAAACCCGCTACTAGGAAAAAGTTGAAATTAGTAGGAGAAATGTATCAGAAGGTTCTTTCTGACAATCTGCCGACACTACCATCATATCTTGGAGGCAGCTGCACTTGCATGAAATGTGCTAAAATTGGCAAGTGGGATGTTTTTCAACCTAATGAAACTGGGACCAGCCGGATTGACAGGGAGGAGGATATCAGTGACAATGAGGATTCACCATCACTGCGTCAGTCTACTGAATTTGATGGCCGCCAAAACAACACTTATGACCAGTTGCTAAGAACTGCTGTAATAAGTATTCTCGTGTTTTGGGTTGTCGTAGCTCTTGGTGCTGGAATATACGAACCTGGTAGTTCGTCCTCTTAA